The Oscillospiraceae bacterium genome contains the following window.
CCTGAAACCCGTATCAGCCTGATAGATTCCTAATCAGAAGGAGGTCAACAATGACACAACGTATTTGCCCCATCGCAAAAATCGTATACTTCAGTGAAGAAGAGTGGCACTCCATCGCAGGCAAAATGTCCGAAGCAAAAATCTCAAGTTTTTCTGCATTTGCAAACAGAATGCTGCTTGACGGTGAAATCAAATGCTATGATTTTAGCGTTCTATGAGAGACGAACGGCTACATTGGGCGTATTGCCGGTAGTATCAATCAAATTGCCAAACGCTGCAATGAAAATCATTCTGTGCACGAAAATGATGTACAGCAGCTTCGCCGTGAATTTATGGCTCTGAAAGCGAACTACCAAGAGCGGATGGTCAAAGCTATTCGTCATCTTTGCTAATTGCTTGGGGTTTTACGCAGATGAACTTAAAAAGATCATTTGAAAAACGCCCGACTTTATATTATACTGAAAGCACCGATATTTCGCGCAAAAGGTGGTCGGAACAGATGGATATCGAGAACCTGATCGGTGAAACAACCGAATATGACAAGAAAGCGGCGCTTGAAGTACGAAAGCCCAAAAGCTGGTGTAAGAGTGTCAGCGCTTTTGCGAACACGCTGGGCGGTGCGTTGATTTTCGGCATGGCGGATGACGGGCAGATCGTTGGGCTGACCGAACCTGACAGCGATGCTGAGAAAATCAGCGAGATCCTCAAGACGCGCATGGAGCCTATCCCGGAGTTTCGGCTGCGCTTTCACAAGACCGATGACGGCAAGGTGCTGCTGATCCTTGATGTGTTCAAAGGCGAGGAAACGCCCTACTATTACTCCGGCGACGGCACCTTATAGGCGTTTGTACGCATTGGAAACGAGAGCGTCAGGGCATCTGCCACCGAGCTGAAACGCCTTGTTCTGCGCGGCAGAAACACCTCCTACGACTCTCAGATGACGCTTTACAGGGTGGAGGACTACGCCTTTTCCAAGCTGCGGGAGCGCTATAAGAAGTGGACGGGAAACAGCTTTGACAACAAAGACCTTGTTTCCTTCGGGCTGGCAGACGAGGGCGGCTTTTTGACAAATGCCGGCGCCCTGATTGCCGACGAAAGCCCGATCCGCTGGTCACGATTGTTCTGCACACGCTGGAATGGACTGGACAAAAGCGGCGGCACGATGGACGCGCTGGACGATGCAGAATATTCCGGCAGTGTGCTTTCGTTGATTGAGAACGGCGAAGCGTTCATCAAGCGCAATGCCCGCATGATGTGGCGCAAGACACCCAACTCGCGGGAGGAACTGCCCGAATACGTCGAGCGCAGCTACCACGAGGCGCTTGTCAACGCGCTGGCGCACCGCGATTATCTCGTCTACGGCAGCGAGGTCCACATTGACATTTACGATGACCGTCTGGAGATCTACTCACCGGGCGGGATGCCGGACGGCTCGATGATCCAAGACCGCGACCCGCTGACCGTGCCGTCCACCCGGCGCAACCCGGTGTTAGCCGATGTGTTCAACCGCCTTGGCTACATGGAGCGCAAGGGCAGCGGCTTTGGGAAAATTCTGAACGGCTACAAAGCGCAAATCAACTACACCGAGGATAAGCGTCCCACATTCCGTTCTGACCGCTACCAGTTTACGGTCGTTATGCCGAACCTGAATTATGGTGTCCCTCAAGATGTCCCTCAACGTGTCCCCCAAGGTGTCCCCCAAGATGATTTGGATGCCAAAATCCTGGCTTTAATCAAAAAAGACAATAAAATCAGCACCGAAAAACTCGGCATGGCACTGGGTGTCAGCTACAAAACCATCCGCCGCCATATCAAGGCGATGGGAAATGTCCGCTACATCGGTCGCGGCTTCAGCGGGCATTGGGAAGTTGACGATTAAATTCTACTACCATATCAGAAATAATACCGGCAGGACATCGTAAGCATTGTGTCCTGCCGGTATTGGTCTTATTGGCGGCTTGTAAATGTGGGCACTACACAACTCACCAAGTTTCGAAACCTATGATCTTCTAAAGGGAGCCATGTGTCGGTGATGCTTTGCAATACGGCATTCCAGTTTACATTTTCGGGCAACATAGTTTAGACCTCCAATTCTCGCTGTTCTGTGACAATACGTTTACAGGAAAGATACGTTGCAAGGAAATAACTTCCGTAGACAAGCAGAAAAAGAACGATTGTCAGTCCGATATTGGTTGCGATATGGATGTTCATAAATTCTTCCACCACAGCCATTGCTTTGCCAATCAGGAAAGCAGAATACACGCCAGCGACGACTAGCGGAATGGCAAAGAAGACGACTGTCTGCACAAAAAGCGTATGATCGATTTTCCTGCGGCCTGCACCCAGCTTTTGCAGCAAGCCATAGCGATACACATTGTCGGTCGTTTCGGTAAGCTGTTTTAACGCCAGAAGTGCGGCGCAAATCAGCAAAAAGACCAACCCGATATAGCAGCAAAGGAAGCTCACCAAGGCATCGAGGCCGTAGAACGTCTCATACATCATGTTCTTTTCGGCATAACGATAGCCGTGTGTACTATCCAATCCAATCGGAATCATCTTTTGCAGAACTTCATTGGAATCTGCATCGGGTTTATATTGCACCAAAAGCGCATTTACATCTTTTTCAAGAGATGCGGTGACGGAATCGGGAACGATCAAGGTGCCGCGGTCATTGTTGCTAACCGACGTCATAATGTATGTTTCCTGCAAAACTTTATCTTCTGCACGCTGTAAAGTCGCCCCGCCAACCGTGATTTCCGGGTGGCTCTGCAATGCAGCAGCAACATACCGATACGTTCCATTGTAGTTGCAGTTCAACAGGTATTGGCCATCGTTCAGCGTGATGGGTGCTTTGTTCTGCATGGCTAAGGCACGATTCAAGTCCGAAATGGAGATTACGGAAACCTTGCTGTCAGGAACTTTTTCATCAATCGGCCAAAATTTGACTTTCTGTCCTTCAAATAGTTCAGAGTAGGTCATATCGGCCTCGTAAACACTGATTTGCTCTGTAGCTTTGGCGTAGTTGCTTATGGTAATATCGTGTGCAGCGAGATAGGCAGCAATATCGCTGTCCCCGTCAACCGAAACATTGGAAAGCACGTTCAAATCATAGGGCGTTGCAGATTGGGACATTTTGTTCATAGCAAGCGCTGTGCTTGCGCCAATCGACACGGCGCAGATCGTGATGGTCAGCAATCCGCATACAACCGTTACCACAAGATAATTGGTTCGGATTTTGCTTCCAATCTGACGGACAAGGAACGTATTCAGACCTTTCAGGTAAAAGCATTTCCTTGCACTTGCTACTTGCATGAAAACGGCTGACAGCGAGTAGAACAGCAGAAAAGTTCCCGCGACCAATGCCGCCGCTGCCAACTGGAACAGATTATTTTCATGCGATGGCAGAATCCCGTTTTTGTTGAACAGCGCGGCAGAAATTCCGATGCAAAGCAGCGAGAGCAGGAACAGACAAACCGGCAAGATACGGTTTTCAGTCTGCATACTTTCGTTTTTTCTGCCGTCCGTCAATAGGTCGATCAATTTAACATTGGTGACAGACCGAATATTGAAAAGCATGACGATAAAAAAGATGATTGTGAAACACAACACGGTCTGGCGAAGCGCTCCGGCTGAAAACACGATCCGAAACTTTTCAAGATTGATTGCAAAAAGCCGCAATGTAATCAGAGAAAACCCTTGCGAAAAGAAAAAGCCCAAAAGCAATCCTGTGCCCAGCGCAATGATGCCAACACAAAGCGTTTCGCCTGCAAACAACCGGGAAATACGCCCTTTTTTCATGCCGAGCATCATATACACGCCTAATTCTTTTTTGCGGCGTTTCAATAAAAACTGATTGGCATAAAGAATCAGGAAAGCCAGAACAACCGCAATCATAGTGGAAAGCGTAGAAAGCATAATGCCGAGCTGACGATATAAGAGCGTGCCGGTCATGCCCATATTGGAAAAAGCCGGCTGGTCAGAAATGGAATTGAACGCATAGAACAAACTGACCGAAAGGGTCAGCGTAAGAAAGTAAATCAGATAGTCACGAATGTTCTTGCACACATTTCGGAAAATCAGCTTATACGTGTTCACTCTGTTCACCTCCCAAGACGGAAACTACTTCCAGAATTTTTGTGAAAAATTCTTTGCGCGTATCCAGCTGGTGGGGGCACTGGTTCAGCAGCACACCGCCGCCCTCACCGGCCCAGGTCGCACGCCATGCGCCGGAGTCATAATAAAACTGGGTGCGATACCAGTCGGTGACGATCCAGTTCACACGCTTGAGCTCACCCAGTTCGCCCGCGTCCAGCATCTCCTTCATCTTGCGGTAGACGCAGTTGGTGCGCTGGTTGAACATCATGCCGAAGGTCAGCTCGGGGTGCTTGTCGGCCTCGGCGATCATCTCCCGCACCTGTAAGGTGTAGACGCCCGCGGGCTTCTCGCACATGACGTGCTGCCCGGCGCGGAACGCCTCGATGGCCAGCGTGGGATGCTGGTAGTGCGGCACGGCGATGAGAACCGCATCGCAGCATTTGGCGGCAATAAGGTCGCTGCCCTCGGTGAAAATGCGGGCATCGGGCAGTTTTTCGGCAGCCCACTGGCGGCGGCTCTCCTTGCGGTCGGCCACGGCCACAATCTCGATATTCGGGCATTTTCCGTCCAGGACATTTTGGATGTGGGCGGAGGCAATGTTGCCCGCGCCGATGATGCCAAGTCGAAGTTTCATTGACAGTTCCTCCTACAATCTTGCCCGGAAAAGGGCACAGCTTTCTAGCTTTGATTGTAGCACGCGCCCCATCCCCAACTCAATGCAAAAAACCTATGTCTGAAATTTGGACTTTTTCGACAGACGTGAATCCACAGTGATTCACGCCCGAGGAATGTATGAATTTGTATGCGCGCCATGATAGCCACTGTTTTGGGTAGACGCGTTTTGCTACGCTGTGGCATAAACGATACTTTCCCAATGCTAAGCGCAAACGCATCACACTAGGTACAACCTCCATGCTGTTTGACCTGATAGACGGAGTTGATACATGGGCGATTGCGACCCAAAGCATTGCGCACAAGCTGATATGTGCTCTGCAAAAGTGATGCAGAGTGAAACACAGCGTCCTTTGTATTTTTAGGCACAAGCAGTTGTCGACTTTGGATACCTGATTTCCGCATCAATTACACACGTCGGGATTGTATGGTGCATATACCGAGAATTGTGGATTTTTCCGCCGAGTGAATCAAAACTGATTCACTTTTTCGAGTCAAGATTTTGGGATGAATCTAAACTGATTCACTCTGGAGCATATACGAATTTGTATGCGTATCCGCTTTGATTACCCCCCGCTTTGAGCGGGAACATGTTTTGCTAGCATAGCGTTTGGATATCCACAAACGCATTTCCGGGGCGTCACCCAGACCCCCGCGCTGTTCTTGCGTGATGATAGTGACGCTAATGACGCTCGTGACGCTGTTTTGGAGATATCCCTATACCATATCCCAGATTCAGCGTCATTAGCGTCATCTGCGTCATTCTGATTTTGTGTTTCTCGTACCGCCACCGCTATGGCGTGTTTATCCGCTTAGACCTGTGTACAGGGTTACGCATGGGGGAGTTGCTGACGCTGAAGTGGGAGGACATCGACTTTTCCACCGCCCAGCTTCACGTCAGGCGTACCATCAACCGCCTTGCCAAGTACGAAGCCCACGACGGCGAAAACAAAACCGAAATCGTATTCGGTACACCCAAAACGAAAAACTCTCGCCGCACGATTCCGCTGACCCGCACAATGGTTGACGAACTCACTCGCTGGAAGAAACAGCAGGAGCAAGACAAGATTCGGACAGGGGATAAGTACACCGACGATGGCTTCATTGTCACCAACGAGTTTGGACACTACTTTGAGCAGAAAACTTTCAAGGATTACTATGACCGCCTGTTGAAAGATGCCGACATCGGGCACTTTACCTTCCACGCCCTGCGCCACACCTTCGCCACCCGCGCATTAGAGCGCGGCATGGACTACAAGACCCTGTCAGCCATCCTCGGTCACTACTCGGTAGCGTTCACAATGGACACCTACGTTCACAGCATGGACGAACACAAACGGCGCGAAATGGACAAGATGAACGATATGTTCGGGATGCAGTACAGCATCTCTGTGGAGAACCAGCCCTACCCTGTACTCTGCACCTTATCCCCGGACGGCTGCACCGCCCATGTTCCTGACTTCCCCAAAGTCACCACACAAGCGCCAACACTAGACGCCGCCCTGCTCGAAGTCAAGCAGCAAATCCAAAAAGCCCTACGCCAATATAAGAACCCACCCATTCCCACCAAACAAGACCAAATCGTAGTGCCAACCAACAGCGTGCTGGTACTCGTCAAAGCAGGGTAATGCCACTGAATAGTTTTTAACACCACATGGTGCGTCTGTTGAAATTTTCAGTAGGCGTACCATCTTGTATTTACTTTTACGCTCTTATCTGTTATAATTAAAGCGCGAAAGTTAGGTGAGCCACATGACAAAATTTGAACAACTTGATTCCATGCTGGAACAGGGGAACGGCTACATCACGACCCGCGCGGTTACAGCGCAGGGCATCTCAAAGCCCTATTTTGCCGAATACGCCCGCAGCCGAGAACTGGAGCGTGTCGCGCATGGCGTATACCAATCACGCGATGCATGGCCGGATGATATGTATGTTCTCCACCTGCGCAACAGCAATATCATTTTTTCCCACCAGTCGGCGTTGGCGCTCCACGGTATGATGGAGCGCGAGCCGCACCACATCTATGTTACGGTCAAACAGGGTTACAACGCCACACATCTGCGCAAGCAGGGCGTGATTGTGCATACAGTTTCCCCGGAGATTTTCACACTGGGGCTGACCTCTGCCTCTACCACTTTTGGCAATACCGTTCCCACTTATGACCGTGAGCGCACACTCTGCGATGTCATTCGCCAGCGGGGTGCTATGGATGTGCAAACCTACCAAACTGCCATCCGCGAGTATATGCTGCACGGTCACAAAAACCTGCCTCATCTCATTCAGTGCAGCCGCGCACTGAAAGTTGAGGATGATGTAAGACGATACTTGGAGGTGTTTTTATTATGATCAAGACCTCACGACAGCTGAAGGATAAAATCAAAAATCTGGCGCACGGCGACAGCTTGAAATCGCAGACTCTGCTGCGCACCTACATGATGGAACGCTTTTTAGAGCGTCTCGCCGCATCCCAGTACAACAGCCATTTTGTACTGAAAGGCGGGATGCTGGTTTCTTCAATGGTCGGCATCCACCAACGTGCCACAATGGATATTGATGCCACCGTAGTCGCCCTGCCGCTGACATTGGAGGACGCTACACGGACGATTCAAGAAATCGTCAATATCGACCTGCAGGACGGCGTGGTTTTCAGCATTACCAATGCAGAAAGCATTATGGAAGAACATGACTATCCCGGCTTGCGTTTCACGCTGATTGGTACGCTTGACGGTCTGCGGCAGAAAGTAAAAATCGACATATCTACCGGCGATGCCATCACTCCGCAAGCCATTGAATATCGGTATCCGCTTATGTTTGAGAACCGCAGTTTGCAGATTATGAGCTACAATCTCGAAACGCTGCTTGCCGAGAAACTGGAAACCATCATGTACCGTGGCACAAGCAATACACGGATGCGCGATTTTTACGACATTTATATGCTAACTGGGAAACCCGGCATTGCAATCAACGACGCGACCTTGTATCGTGCATTCCTCGCAACCAGCAACACACGCCGCACGACTGGATTTATCCCGCAATTTGCAGCCATCCTTGAATCCGTAGAATCCAATGGCGAAATACAGAAAATTTGGAACAAGTTCTGCAAGGACAACGATTATGTCCTCGAACACGACTGGCACAAAATCATGGCATCCGTAAAAATCATGGAAAACCGGCTAGAGCAGCAGCGAGAACGAGCAAAGCGTTCACACACACTGGAACGCTGACAGCTCCTATTTTTACCTGCCAACTCCGCAAAATTTATCCACAAAAAGCGCCCGGACGGTTGAAAATCTCAACCGTCCGGGCGCAGTCGTTTTTCCGTTTTGGGGTCATTTTGGGGTCAAAGTTACCAGATCGTTACCACTTTTGCCATAAGGTAGAAAAAAGCTCGTTGAAACTTATCGTTTCAACGAGCTTTTGTTGGTTGCGGAGACAGGACTTGAACCTGCGACCTCCGGGTTATGAGAAATCTAAGATTTGTGCATTACAGTGCTGTTTTGTTGGGTTTGGTGGTATTGCGTACCAAGGCTCAGAACGGATTTTGTCCCATGTGTACAAAAGAGTGCTGCATCGTGCTGACCCGTTCCAAACCCTTTTGGGGGCAGTTTTGGGGGCAAATTCGTGAGACGGATTCTGACTTGCACCGCTCAAATAAATGCGCAGCATTGGTCTCATTGAGAAATGTGGATACCAATATCACTGGGTTCACGCAAGTGAAAAGCCCAACGAATCCGTAATGAAATTTTACTTTCTAGTAAGAAATTGTACGCAGCCCTACACCACTGCACCCCCGCACACCGCCCCTGTCACCGCGAGAAACGCCCCGGTTTGCGGGAGTTTGCAGCCTATCGGCGCGGTGTACCGTCCCGCCAAATACCGCACCAAAATCCCCGCTTTCCGGGGATTTTTTATTTTACCACAAAGGCATTTACCTGAACGGGATTTCCCTGTACAGGCAAATCCAACACAAATAAATACTAAATAAATGAAATACTAAGATACTATCGTATCCCATCCGTAAAACTACAAAAAAACGAATTTTTGCCACTGTAATCTTGCAGTGATGCGTACAACTTAACACCGGAGAGTACAACTTACGATTGCAGTTTTCATGTTGGGCGTAGTATAATTTATACAGACTCACCGCTTATCAGCTTGGTTCATGGCGGTCAGCACCTGCTCAAACAGCGGGCGCAGGGATTCTCCGTAGGCAAGCAGGGCTGTAATAGGCTCGTCTTTCACATACTCCAACATCGGATTTTCCAGAAATTCCGGCGCGTACTGCCGGAAAATCGCCTGCGCCACCGGATGCTCCATGATGACGCGCAGCGGGGTTTCCAACGAATAGCGGTCTATTTTCAAGCTGGTTTCGGTGGCGTACTCGTAGTGGTAGCTGCCGCTGCCCAAGGTCAGCGTCTCGGTCTGCTCGGGCAGGGTCAGCTCGGCGGTGGTGTTGGCGGGGTTGAAGCTGCCGTCCGGGCGGATGGAATTCCAGCGCTCCCAGATGGTGGTGGCACCCATCTTGACCTCATACAGCCAACTGGGATCGTCCTCCTGCAAAAGCAGCCTGCCGGCAAGGTCGTGCCTGCCGTTTTCGGACAGGGTCAGGCAGGCAAACGGCGTGCCGATAAACCCGGTCAGCAGATGCGTTTTATGCGCACCGATGTTCTTTTCCAGCGCGTCCAAAAGGCGCGGGCGGAACTCGTCCGGCACCATGTCAAAGTGCAGCGCCAGGATCAGGGCGGTTTGCGTTTCGCTGACAAGACGCCCGGTGGGGGTCACATACTCGGCGCGGAACGCCCGCACAAGCTCCTCACGGCGGCGGCTCCAGCGGCGCGCGTCCTCGGTGTACTGCAAAACGGCGTCGGTATCCGCAAGGATCTGCAAACTCCACGTAAAGCAGACATTGGCGGTAAAGTAGTCATCCGTCGCGCCCTTGCGCTCATCACCCAAGGCATTCGCCTCGGCGTCCAGCCCCAGCCAGTCGCCGTACTGGAAGCCCGTCTGCCACAGCCCGTTTTCGCCGCACTGGCTCTCGATAAACTCGACCCAGTGCTTCATGCTGTCGTAGCTGTGCTGCAGAATGCGCTTGTCGCCGTAGGCGCGGTAGAGTGTCCACGGCAGCACGGTCACCACATCGCCCCAGAACGCCGCGCCGTCCTGCTGGTTGCCCAGAATGTTCGGCACGACCTGCGGCATACTGACATCGGGACCCAGTTCACTGGCCAAGTCACGAAGCCACTTGGTCATAAACGGCATAATGTTCTCATTGAACGCCGCCGTGGGGCAGAACGCCGTCACATCGCCCGTCCAGCCCAGCGGTTCGCGTTTGTATTCTGTTGTTAAATCGTACAATTTCAGCATGAAAGCCCACCTTTTTTACTCCACCGTCAAATCCACATATTGCGGCTCGTACCCTTCTGCCGTGACCGTGACGCGCACCTTGCCCGGCTCGGTTCCGGCACGAATGACAGCCAAAGCGCGTCCGAGCCACGTGGTGTGGCTGCTGCCGAGGTAGGTTTCATCCGTCTGTGTTGCAGCACTGCCGAGGGCCTGTAAGGCAGCCGGACCTTCGATTTCCAGATGAACCTTTGCGTTGACGCACGGTTTCCAGATGCCTGCCGTATCGGTCAGCGTGATGGGGATAAAACAGAGTGACTGACCGTCTGCGCGCAAGGTCGTTTTCTCCGGGGCGAGGTGCAGCCGGGTTTTCTGTCCCGCTGTTTGCAGTGTGGTTTCTCCAAGGGCGATTCCGCTTTTATCCAGTGCCACGGCTTTCAGTGTGCCGGGTCGGTAGGGCAGCTTGAAAATCGCGCGGAATTTCTTTGTGCGCTTTTTGCCAATCAGCTTATCATTGCAGTACAGCGCCACAAATTCTGCATCGCTGTACACTTCCACCGTGGCTTTCTGCCCCTCACATCCGGGCCATGTCCAGCTTTCCACGGCGTTCGTCATACGCCACGCGCTGCCCGTCATTTTTCTGCCGTTCCAGTTGACCGGGCGCACACCCAAGTAAGGTGCTTTGCGCAGGCTCCACACCGCCTGCTGGAAATAACTTTCCGCTGTAATGTTTCCCGTTAAATCAATCGCACCGCTGCCCGCCGCAATCGGCAGACCCGGCGTATCCTGCGGGATCATCTGACCGATGCCCGCTTCGCCCAGATAATCAATGGCCGCCCATGCAAAATCGCCAATCAGCGCTGTATGCTTTTGCACCTGCGCCCAGTTGTACGGCAGCTCGCCAATAATCGTCTCGCTGCCCACCATCAGGCGATTCGGATAGTTTTTGCAGTCGTCCTCATAGCGGGAAGCCGCATAATTCAAGCCGAGAACATCCAGCTTTTCCGCCACATCGCGGCAGGCAGCGTCGCCTTTTTTGCCCTTGCTCATGTAGAACATCAGCGGACCGAGATTCTGCGTGACCATATTAAAGAACGCAGAACCCGACTCTTTCTTTTTCTCCTCCGGCTGCTTGGGCGGCAGCGGCTCCGGCTTGTAGGGGCCGCTTTCTTTATACACGCCAATGCCTTTTTGTGCGTAGACGTTCAGCAGCACATTGATGCCCGCTGTCACGGGGCGGGTATCATCCAGCGCGTGTACGAATCGGGTCAGCTTGTCAGCCGTTTCCACGCCCTGCGGAAAGGCCGTTTCCGACACCTCGTTGCCGATGGAATACAGAATCACGCTGGGATGGCTGTAATCCTTGGCAATCATAGTGGTCAAATCATCCTGCCAGTTTTCGGCAAAAATGCGGGAATAGTCATGGTAGGTCTTGGGTGTGTACCAGCCGTCAAAGGCCTCATCCATGACATACATACCAAGGCGGTCACAGGCATCCAGCAGGGCGCGGCTTGCCGGGTTATGGGCGCAGCGCACGGCGTTATAACCCGCCTTTTTCATAATGCGGATGCGGCGTTCCTCGGCATCGGCAAAGCCGCAGGCGCCCAAAATGCCATTGTCGTGGTGGATGCACCCACCGCGCAGCTTGACCGCCTTGCCGTTGACGCACAGACCGGTTTTTGCGCTCCATGTCAGTGTGCGGATGCCGAACGGGACGGATTCCTCGTCGTTTTCGGTCTTGACCACGCAGGTGTACAGGTTCGGGTGTTCGGCATCCCACAGCTTAGCCTGCGGGATCTCGATGACCCCCGGCGCTCCTTTTGCCACGCACTGCGCGCCATCCCAAATTTCTACCGCCGCGTGTTCGGTTTCGGTCTGCACCTCAACTACGGCGGGAGCAATCGACACCGTGCGGATCTTTACCGGGCGCACGCCGTCTTTCGGCTTTACCATCAGATGCACAGGGCGGTAGATGCCGCTGCCCGTGTACCAGCGGCAGTTGGGTTCCAGACTGTTATCCACCGTGACGCGCAGGGTGTTTTCCCCGGCACGCACTTTTCCGGTGGCATCGGCGGTAAATTCCGTATAGCCGTAACGGTGTTCGGCAATTTTTTCGCCGTTCAGATAAACGACTGCATTCTGATACACGCCCTCAAACAAAAATGTCAGTGCCTCATTCAGGTGCTCCCCCGGCAGAGAGAACGTCTTTTCATAGGCATATTTCCCGCCCGGAAAATAGCCGCAGTCCTTGCCGTTTTGGCAGTTTTCCTGCCGGGGTTCCTCCAGCATGGCATCATGGGGCAGATGCACGGTGCGGCAGCTTCCATCTGCCTTGTAAAAGCGCCAATCGGCGTTAAAATCCAATATCATAATAACTCCCTTTTACGCAAAACGGGGTGCATCGATCGGATGCACCCCGCAGTTTTATTTTACGATGCGGATAAAAGCCAAGTCGTTGGTGACAAGCTCTGTCTTTACGGTGAGTTTGCCATCCGCATATTCATACGGAGCCGGGGCGTAGTCCACTGCACTTTCATCAATGACCTGCTGTACCTGCGCCGGGGTCATGTCCTCCGGCTCACCCATTGCCTGCCAGCACTTCAGCGGGTTGCCGTGTTCCTCGTCGATGCGGCAAAGCTGCACGCTCTGCGGCTTTGCGTCCAGTTCGACCTCGATCTCCACCGGGGTGGCCGGGGTGCTTTGCCCTGCAAAGTGGTGCAGGTTCTGTTTGGTAGCCAGCACGGTAAGCTGTGTGTCGGCAGCATCGCGGAACGCTGCCACACTCACCTCGCCGTCCAGTGCGCCGGGCAGCTCCAGCCGTTTATCCCCGGCCTGCCCCAGCAGGCGCAGCGCGTGGAAAAGCGGCTTTGGAATACCGTGCTGGGTCACAAGACCATACCCGCCGTGAAATTCCTCCGGGAAGGGGTGAATTTCCTCAAAAATATCGCTGAAGCACCAGATGCTGGATCCGTCGATGAAATCCTCAGCACTGAGAGCCGCGCGCACATCGTAGGCGGCTACCTTACGGGTATCGTTACCGGGCGCGCCAAAGGTTGCGCAGCCGTTCCATTCGGTATAGTATACCGGCAGACCGTCAGCCTGCTTCTGTACCTGCTCGGCGGCATCGCGCAGCAGATCACGATTCAGGTCATCCGTCTCGGTGTTGTCGAGCATCGTGCGGCGGAACATGGGCAGCAAGCCATCCTCCGGCTTTAAACCGGCAAACAGCTGGGCAAAATCGACCTTGTATTCCGCTTGAATCTCCGCAGTATCCTTCATGTGATCCGCGTCTTTCTGGTCACACACCTCGCTGATGGGATCTCCTGCATACTGATGGGTCGTGATGAAGTCCACCGGCGCATCATGGGCCTTGCAGTAGTCCACGAACGCCGCGACCCACTTGCTGTTGCTGGTGGCGGGACCGCCGACCTTCAGTTTATCATCCACTGCTTTGACAGCCTTGGCGGTGATTTCATACAGACGGAAATAGTCCTCTTGCGTGCCGTCAAAGAACGGAGTTTTCAAGTCCGGCTCGTTCCAGACCTCAAAGAACCATGTTTCCACTTCCTCTTTGCCGTAGCGGTTCAGCAGAAAACGGACAAATTTCTGAATATACGCCTGCCACTGTGCCTCATCCTTCGGCGGGGCAATGCATGGTTTCCAGTAAAAGGTGCCGCGTGTCGGGCGCTTGGCCATCGGGCTGGGC
Protein-coding sequences here:
- a CDS encoding type IV toxin-antitoxin system AbiEi family antitoxin domain-containing protein; this encodes MTKFEQLDSMLEQGNGYITTRAVTAQGISKPYFAEYARSRELERVAHGVYQSRDAWPDDMYVLHLRNSNIIFSHQSALALHGMMEREPHHIYVTVKQGYNATHLRKQGVIVHTVSPEIFTLGLTSASTTFGNTVPTYDRERTLCDVIRQRGAMDVQTYQTAIREYMLHGHKNLPHLIQCSRALKVEDDVRRYLEVFLL
- a CDS encoding AsnC family transcriptional regulator: MTLYRVEDYAFSKLRERYKKWTGNSFDNKDLVSFGLADEGGFLTNAGALIADESPIRWSRLFCTRWNGLDKSGGTMDALDDAEYSGSVLSLIENGEAFIKRNARMMWRKTPNSREELPEYVERSYHEALVNALAHRDYLVYGSEVHIDIYDDRLEIYSPGGMPDGSMIQDRDPLTVPSTRRNPVLADVFNRLGYMERKGSGFGKILNGYKAQINYTEDKRPTFRSDRYQFTVVMPNLNYGVPQDVPQRVPQGVPQDDLDAKILALIKKDNKISTEKLGMALGVSYKTIRRHIKAMGNVRYIGRGFSGHWEVDD
- a CDS encoding ATP-binding protein codes for the protein MDIENLIGETTEYDKKAALEVRKPKSWCKSVSAFANTLGGALIFGMADDGQIVGLTEPDSDAEKISEILKTRMEPIPEFRLRFHKTDDGKVLLILDVFKGEETPYYYSGDGTL
- a CDS encoding tyrosine-type recombinase/integrase is translated as MGELLTLKWEDIDFSTAQLHVRRTINRLAKYEAHDGENKTEIVFGTPKTKNSRRTIPLTRTMVDELTRWKKQQEQDKIRTGDKYTDDGFIVTNEFGHYFEQKTFKDYYDRLLKDADIGHFTFHALRHTFATRALERGMDYKTLSAILGHYSVAFTMDTYVHSMDEHKRREMDKMNDMFGMQYSISVENQPYPVLCTLSPDGCTAHVPDFPKVTTQAPTLDAALLEVKQQIQKALRQYKNPPIPTKQDQIVVPTNSVLVLVKAG
- a CDS encoding Gfo/Idh/MocA family oxidoreductase encodes the protein MKLRLGIIGAGNIASAHIQNVLDGKCPNIEIVAVADRKESRRQWAAEKLPDARIFTEGSDLIAAKCCDAVLIAVPHYQHPTLAIEAFRAGQHVMCEKPAGVYTLQVREMIAEADKHPELTFGMMFNQRTNCVYRKMKEMLDAGELGELKRVNWIVTDWYRTQFYYDSGAWRATWAGEGGGVLLNQCPHQLDTRKEFFTKILEVVSVLGGEQSEHV
- a CDS encoding ABC transporter permease is translated as MNTYKLIFRNVCKNIRDYLIYFLTLTLSVSLFYAFNSISDQPAFSNMGMTGTLLYRQLGIMLSTLSTMIAVVLAFLILYANQFLLKRRKKELGVYMMLGMKKGRISRLFAGETLCVGIIALGTGLLLGFFFSQGFSLITLRLFAINLEKFRIVFSAGALRQTVLCFTIIFFIVMLFNIRSVTNVKLIDLLTDGRKNESMQTENRILPVCLFLLSLLCIGISAALFNKNGILPSHENNLFQLAAAALVAGTFLLFYSLSAVFMQVASARKCFYLKGLNTFLVRQIGSKIRTNYLVVTVVCGLLTITICAVSIGASTALAMNKMSQSATPYDLNVLSNVSVDGDSDIAAYLAAHDITISNYAKATEQISVYEADMTYSELFEGQKVKFWPIDEKVPDSKVSVISISDLNRALAMQNKAPITLNDGQYLLNCNYNGTYRYVAAALQSHPEITVGGATLQRAEDKVLQETYIMTSVSNNDRGTLIVPDSVTASLEKDVNALLVQYKPDADSNEVLQKMIPIGLDSTHGYRYAEKNMMYETFYGLDALVSFLCCYIGLVFLLICAALLALKQLTETTDNVYRYGLLQKLGAGRRKIDHTLFVQTVVFFAIPLVVAGVYSAFLIGKAMAVVEEFMNIHIATNIGLTIVLFLLVYGSYFLATYLSCKRIVTEQRELEV